From the genome of Thermodesulfovibrionales bacterium:
CATGGCTGATCGCGCAGTCTGTGCCGGACGTTCTCAGGCAGCTGCCAATACCTCCTTTTTCTCAGGCTTGTCTCCGTTGGAATCTATCTTGAACCTGCTCACCGACTGCTGGAGGTATTCGACTTGTGAAAGCGTGTCTTCGGACGCGCCCTTCATGTCGGTAGAAAGTCTGAGATTCTCTGAAGCGATGTGGCTCATGCCCTCCATCGCCTTCACCACCGTGTCTCCTCCCACCCGCTGTTCTGCCGCTGCACCCGCCACGTCCTGCGTCATGCCCCTCATCATCTCGATGGACTCGACGATCTGCCTTGCGCCCCTCACCTGCTCCTTCACCGCTGTGTTCACCTCATGCACCACGGTCTTCATCCTTTCGAGGGCTTCCCGTATCTGGTTGCCTCCTATCGCTTGTTCCTTCGTCGCGACATTCACTTCCTGCACCTGGCTGTTCATTTTTTCGAGGGTGCTCCGTATCGATCCCGTGCCGTCAGCCTGTATCTTCACCACGGCGGCAACGTCTCCCGATGCCGAATTCATATCAACGATATAATTCATCACCTGTCCTGTCGCCTTGCTCAACTCCCCGGCTGACCTCGCGATTCCCTCCATGATCCTGGAGGTCTCCTTCACCGCTTCTATGATGCTGTTGAAGGCATCCCGGCTGCTCGATGCCAACGCCATGCCCCCCTTGCCTTCACGGTATGTCTCCTCCGTCGCCTTTACCGCGGTGGCCGTCTCACCCTGCACCTGCCTAATCACCGCTCCGATCTCCTTCGTCGCCTCCATGGACCGCTCCGCGAGCTTCCGTATCTCATCGGCCACGACCGCGAATCCCCTCCCCGCGTCTCCTGCACGCGCCGCCTCAATGGCCGCGTTCAGCGCCAGCAGGTTCGTCTGGTCCGCGATTTCATTGATCACCTCTACGATGCTCCCGACCTCCTCGGACCTCTTTCCGAGGTTCTCGATGATCCCCATCGTCTTTTCCGTGGTCTTCCCTATGTTCTGGAGGCTCTCGATGCTCTGGTAAATCCCCTTGCCCCCTTGCTCCGCATCCTGGTAGGCTGCCTGGCTCAGCCGGTTCGCTTCCCCTATCTTGCCGGCCACTTCCTGCACCGTCCGCATCATCTCTTCTATCGTCCCCGAGCTCTCCGTTACCATATGCTTCAGCGACTCTGTGCCCTTGGATATCTGCTCGACGGACGATAAGAGATTCTCCACCGTCGCTGAGGTCTCATTCACCGAATCGGTCATTGATGTTGTATTCTTCGATGATTGCTCCATCGAATTTATCATCTGCTCGATTGTCGCCGAGGTCTCTCCCACCGAGGCCGCCATGACATCCGCATTCTTTCCCACCTGCTCGATAGATGCAGCCATCTCATTGATCGTCGCCGAAGTCTCATCCACATTGGTCGCCAATGATTCGGTGTTCTTCGCAACCTGCGCGATTGACGCCGCCATCTCTTCCATGCTCGCAAGGGTCTGCTCTGCGGACGCCGCCGTGGTGGATGCACCCTGCATCACCTGCTTCGAACTCGTCGTGATCTGGTTCGTCGCGGAGGCCGTCTTTAGGGTAGTCCCCCGAATGGTCGTGACAAGTCCGTGTATATTCTCGAGAAAGAGATTGAGGCTCTTCCCCATTTCCCCGATTTCGTCTTTGGAAGAGATCTCGACTCTCTTCGTGAGGTCCCCCTCTCCTGCGGCTATCTCCTTGAGTTTTTCCGTCAGTTTCTTGATGGGAGATACGACGAGGCCTTTCATGAATACCGTCATGGCAGCAGAGAGTATCACTGCCAGAATGAACCCTGTCAGGAAGGCGGCCATCACTTTTGTGAAACTGCTCGAGGCACGCTGATAACTCTCTTCGCTGAGCTTCTTCTCGTAAGCCACGAGTGAGTCAAGCTCCTTATTGAGAGCGAGAAACTTATCGTCCGCGACCTGCATGTACATCGTCGCGAATTCCGTCACCGACCCGCTCAGGTCAATGGTCGCCTGTGCCGAGTCCTTATACTCTCCGAGAGAAGAGAGGAGGCCCTCAAAGATCTTCTTCTCTTCGGGGAGCGTCTTCGGAGAGGTGATTTTGTCCTGAATCGCTTTGGTCGTCTGGTTCATTACGGCGACCTGTTCCTTGGCGAGGGCATCCACTTTTTCGACAGCATATCGCGCGTCGATCCAACCGATTATCTTGTAGATGTTTGCGTGGACATTCGCAAGGTCCTTTGAGATCTGCGCGGCAGCCTGATAGGTGCTGAAGCGATTCTTATAGATGTCCGTCAATTCCCCTTGTTGGCTGTGGAAAACGCGGTATGATATGACTCCGAAAAGGATCAGGAAGACCATGATGGCCGCGGGAGCCACAAGAAATTTTCTTGCGATGCTCATATTCATGAAATAGTGTTTCATAACGCCTCCTCTCGTGAATTACGGGCCGGGGCGATCGCCCCGGCCATGGATCCGCTACGACTTATAGACGCCGCAGCCAACGAGGATATCCTCGAACTTCTCTATATACGCGGTCTTGTGCTCTATCTGTTTCGTTACGGGATTCGGAAATTTGTAATCCTGCCATCCCTGCCCCTTGCTCTTCGCGATGCCGATCCTCTCCTTCACATATTCCTTGCCGTCCGGATCCTTCATATTGATGAGGTCTTTCCCCACCATCTTCGCGTTCGCACCGTGGGCCAGACATTTTCCGTTAAAGTCATACACAAAAACATAGAGGTCCCCCTCTACAAATTTCCCGTTTGGATTACTGATTTCAGCGAAGGCCTTCTCTCTTCCGTTCGCCTTGATGTATTCGATCGCCTTCTTCACCATCGCTTCTGCCTGAGCCTTGGTTCCTTTTTTTTCAGCACTTTTTTCCGCCGCGAATGCGAGACTCGTCAAAAACATGGTCACCATGAGACACGCCACTGCTCTCTTCAGTTTCATTTTGTTGCCTCCTTTTCTTTTTTTCCCCCCGCAAAGCGGGACATTGTCTACCGGTTCCTCCGGTGGTATTTCTCAGCCATGTATCTTCTCTTCCTTCCCTTCTCCCTGGGGCATCTCTATATTCTCCCTTCTGATGATTCTTTCCAGGTCTATCAATATCACAAGCCCGTTCCGCAGCTTGCATACCCCGGTGATATAATCGCAGTCTGCTTCGAGGACTTCTTCTGGAGCCCTATCCACCACATCGGGAGAGACCTTGATGACATGGGAAACCGCATCCACGAGAAGTCCTATGGTTTTGCTGCCTGCCTCCACCACGACGATTCTCGATTCGATCGAAAGATCCTTTTCAGGCAATTTGAGCCGTTTCCGCAGATTCAGTACCGGTAAGACCCGACCCCTGAGGTTGATTACCCCCTCCATATAGGGAAGAGAATTCGGCACCCTCGTAACGTTCCCCACTCTGATGATCTCCTGAACCTGACTGATGGAAACGCCATACTGCTCCCCTATCGTGAACGTCACGAGTTGGAGTTCATCGTGTTCGTCCCCTATGCCTTCCAGAACGTCTTCCGCGAGTCCTGATGCCGGTAACGATAGCTTAGCCATTTCTTGTCACCTCTCTCTTCTTGTAGATGGACATGATGTCCACGATGAGTACGATCCTTCCGTCACCCAGGATCGACGCGCCTGCGATCCCGTAAGATTTTCCGAGTGTGTCATCGATGGGTTTAATCACAATGTCCTGCTGCCCCCTGAGGCGGTCTACGGCTACTGCAAGGCGTTTGTCCGCCTTGCCCACGATTACGAGATAGAATTGCTTCCTCCTTTCGGCGTTGAGTCCGAGAAAATCATTGAGCCTCACAACAGGCAGCACCATTTCCCTGAAGCGGATAACCTCTCGGTTGTTGATGAGATGGATGTCCTCTTCCGCGGCCTTGAGGCTTTCATCAACGGCACTCATGGGGAGGGCATACACCTCTCCTTCGGCCTCAACCATCAAAGCGGGGATTATGGCGAGGCTGAGAGGGAGCTTTATGATGAAGGTAGTCCCCTTTCCCGGCGTGCCCTCGATGTCCACATATCCGTTCAGCCTTACGATGTTCCTGCTGACCACGTCAAGACCGACGCCCCTCCCTGAGACATCGGTTGCCTCTTGCTTGGTCGTAAACCCATAGGAGAAGATGAGATCAATCGCGGTATCCCTGTCAAAGGGGGTTTCTTCGGTGATCAATCCGTCTTTTACTGCCAGTTCCCTGATCCTGCCGAAATCGATTCCGCGTCCGTCATCCTTGACCTTGATGATCACATAATTTGATTCCTGAAATGCGCAGAGAGTGATCTTTCCTTCCCGGCTTTTCCCCCCGGCAACTCTCGTTTCGGGAGACTCGACGCCGTGATCGATGGCATTCCTGATCATGTGGAGCAGCGGTTCCTCCAGGGCATCTATCACTGTTTTGTCTATCTCGGTCTCTTCTCCCTCGAAGATCAGCTTAATCTCTTTGCCCATGGATTTCGAGAGGTCCCGTACCAGCCTCCGAAATTTATGGAAGACATGCCTCACCGGAAGCATCCTTGCCTTCATGATCCCCTCCTGCAGCCCCGATATAGTCTTCCCCATGAGCTCAAGGGCGCCCTCCAGTTCGTTTCCCAAGGATTTCGTGCTGACTTCCGCCCTCGTCCTTTCCCCTATCTGGTTCAGCCTCGTCTTGAAGATCACCAACTCTCCCACGAGATTGAGCAGGTCATCGAGCCTCTTGAAATCTACCTTCATGGTATTTGTCTTTGTCCCGAGGTAAGACGCGAGTTCCATTTCCTGTTTTATTGACCTGCCATCAGAACCTTCCGGAGACTCTGCGATGTCTCCGGCCTTTTCGGAAAGGTCCGTAACGATCATCCCTTCCGTCCCTATCTCCTGGAGGACAGTCCGAATCAGGTTGGCGCTGTCGAAAAGGTGGTCGATCACCC
Proteins encoded in this window:
- a CDS encoding methyl-accepting chemotaxis protein is translated as MKHYFMNMSIARKFLVAPAAIMVFLILFGVISYRVFHSQQGELTDIYKNRFSTYQAAAQISKDLANVHANIYKIIGWIDARYAVEKVDALAKEQVAVMNQTTKAIQDKITSPKTLPEEKKIFEGLLSSLGEYKDSAQATIDLSGSVTEFATMYMQVADDKFLALNKELDSLVAYEKKLSEESYQRASSSFTKVMAAFLTGFILAVILSAAMTVFMKGLVVSPIKKLTEKLKEIAAGEGDLTKRVEISSKDEIGEMGKSLNLFLENIHGLVTTIRGTTLKTASATNQITTSSKQVMQGASTTAASAEQTLASMEEMAASIAQVAKNTESLATNVDETSATINEMAASIEQVGKNADVMAASVGETSATIEQMINSMEQSSKNTTSMTDSVNETSATVENLLSSVEQISKGTESLKHMVTESSGTIEEMMRTVQEVAGKIGEANRLSQAAYQDAEQGGKGIYQSIESLQNIGKTTEKTMGIIENLGKRSEEVGSIVEVINEIADQTNLLALNAAIEAARAGDAGRGFAVVADEIRKLAERSMEATKEIGAVIRQVQGETATAVKATEETYREGKGGMALASSSRDAFNSIIEAVKETSRIMEGIARSAGELSKATGQVMNYIVDMNSASGDVAAVVKIQADGTGSIRSTLEKMNSQVQEVNVATKEQAIGGNQIREALERMKTVVHEVNTAVKEQVRGARQIVESIEMMRGMTQDVAGAAAEQRVGGDTVVKAMEGMSHIASENLRLSTDMKGASEDTLSQVEYLQQSVSRFKIDSNGDKPEKKEVLAAA
- a CDS encoding cache domain-containing protein, coding for MKLKRAVACLMVTMFLTSLAFAAEKSAEKKGTKAQAEAMVKKAIEYIKANGREKAFAEISNPNGKFVEGDLYVFVYDFNGKCLAHGANAKMVGKDLINMKDPDGKEYVKERIGIAKSKGQGWQDYKFPNPVTKQIEHKTAYIEKFEDILVGCGVYKS
- a CDS encoding chemotaxis protein CheW; this encodes MAKLSLPASGLAEDVLEGIGDEHDELQLVTFTIGEQYGVSISQVQEIIRVGNVTRVPNSLPYMEGVINLRGRVLPVLNLRKRLKLPEKDLSIESRIVVVEAGSKTIGLLVDAVSHVIKVSPDVVDRAPEEVLEADCDYITGVCKLRNGLVILIDLERIIRRENIEMPQGEGKEEKIHG
- a CDS encoding chemotaxis protein CheA; the protein is MDYRELIQDYLDDANGHLDAFDGALLSLERNGYSREVVLNLLGTLHTLKGNSGMMGFDSLKGFLHRVEEVLKKVLDNEADLDRVIDHLFDSANLIRTVLQEIGTEGMIVTDLSEKAGDIAESPEGSDGRSIKQEMELASYLGTKTNTMKVDFKRLDDLLNLVGELVIFKTRLNQIGERTRAEVSTKSLGNELEGALELMGKTISGLQEGIMKARMLPVRHVFHKFRRLVRDLSKSMGKEIKLIFEGEETEIDKTVIDALEEPLLHMIRNAIDHGVESPETRVAGGKSREGKITLCAFQESNYVIIKVKDDGRGIDFGRIRELAVKDGLITEETPFDRDTAIDLIFSYGFTTKQEATDVSGRGVGLDVVSRNIVRLNGYVDIEGTPGKGTTFIIKLPLSLAIIPALMVEAEGEVYALPMSAVDESLKAAEEDIHLINNREVIRFREMVLPVVRLNDFLGLNAERRKQFYLVIVGKADKRLAVAVDRLRGQQDIVIKPIDDTLGKSYGIAGASILGDGRIVLIVDIMSIYKKREVTRNG